Proteins encoded together in one Impatiens glandulifera chromosome 1, dImpGla2.1, whole genome shotgun sequence window:
- the LOC124919389 gene encoding probable methyltransferase PMT3 → MMRGRSDIAQKKRLLAYACVFGAFLLFLFLYFGSGNNGESALEFGSRSLRKIGSSYLGGDEENELSSKQDASSIKLGLDDEDDTTLPKSFPVCDDRHSELIPCLDRHLIYQMRLKLDLSLMEHYERHCPPAERRFNCLIPPPPGYKVPVKWPTSRDEVWKANIPHTHLAHEKSDQNWMVEKGEKIVFPGGGTHFHYGADKYIASMANMLNFSDDNLNNEGRIRTVLDVGCGVASFGGYLLSSNIIAMSVAPNDVHQNQIQFALERGIPAYLGVLGTKRLPYPSRSFEFAHCSRCRIDWLQRDGILLLELDRLLRPGGYFAYSSPEAYAQDEEDLKIWREMSALVERMCWKIAAKRNQTVIWVKPLTNDCYFARQPGTQPPLCRSDDDPDAVSGVLMESCITPYSDHDHTTGGGRLAPWPARLTSPSPRLADLGYSNEIFEKDMELWRRRVDHYWNLLSPKIGSDSLRNLMDMKANLGSFASALKDKDVWVMNVVPEDGPNTLKVIFDRGLIGAVHNWCEAFSTYPRTYDLLHAWTVFSDIMKKGCSGEDLLLEMDRILRPTGFIIIRDKQPVITFVKKHLAGLHWEAVATADSGSESDGDELVLVIQKKLWLTTGSFKDSE, encoded by the exons ATGATGAGAGGAAGATCAGATATAGCGCAAAAGAAGCGCTTGTTGGCTTATGCTTGTGTTTTCGGGGCGTTTCTTCTTTTCCTGTTCTTGTATTTTGGCTCGGGAAACAATGGTGAATCAGCCCTAGAGTTTGGGAGCCGTTCTCTGAGGAAAATTGGCTCATCTTATTTGGGTGGAGATGAAGAGAATGAACTTAGCTCAAAGCAGGATGCTTCTTCAATAAAGCTTGGGCTTGATGACGAAGACGATACAACCCTTCCAAAGAGCTTCCCT GTGTGTGATGATAGGCATTCAGAGCTAATTCCATGCTTAGATAGACACCTCATATACCAAATGAGATTGAAGCTGGATCTTTCACTGATGGAGCATTATGAAAGGCATTGTCCTCCTGCAGAAAGGCGGTTCAACTGCTTGATACCTCCACCACCAGGATACAAG GTCCCTGTTAAATGGCCAACAAGTAGAGATGAAGTCTGGAAAGCTAATATCCCACACACTCACCTTGCTCATGAGAAGTCTGACCAAAACTGGATGGTGGAAAAAGGTGAAAAGATTGTATTTCCTGGGGGAGGCACTCATTTTCACTATGGAGCTGACAAGTACATTGCTTCAATGGCAAAT ATGCTGAACTTTTCagatgataatttgaataatgaaGGAAGAATACGTACAGTTCTTGATGTTGGCTGTGGCGTTGCTAGCTTTGGTGGTTATCTTCTTTCATCAAACATCATAGCTATGTCCGTTGCACCTAATGATGTGCATCAAAATCAGATCCAATTTGCCTTGGAAAGAGGAATTCCTGCGTATCTAGGAGTTCTTGGAACAAAGAGGCTTCCTTATCCAAGCAGGTCATTTGAATTTGCTCACTGTTCTCGCTGTAGAATTGATTGGCTTCAGAGGGACGGGATCCTCCTCCTTGAGCTGGATAGGTTACTTCGTCCAGGAGGCTACTTTGCATATTCATCTCCCGAGGCATATGCTCAGGATGAAGAAGATCTTAAGATTTGGAGAGAGATGAGTGCGCTTGTTGAACGCATGTGCTGGAAAATTGCTGCAAAGAGGAATCAAACTGTCATTTGGGTTAAACCTTTAACAAATGATTGTTATTTTGCTAGACAACCTGGCACTCAACCTCCTCTATGTCGCTCTGATGATGATCCAGATGCTGTATCGGGTGTGCTAATGGAATCATGCATCACTCCTTACTCTGATC ATGATCACACAACCGGAGGTGGCAGGCTTGCTCCCTGGCCTGCTCGGTTAACTTCACCTTCTCCACGTCTTGCTGATTTGGGATATTCcaatgaaatatttgaaaaggaCATG GAACTTTGGAGAAGGAGGGTTGACCATTATTGGAACCTATTGAGTCCAAAAATAGGGTCAGATAGCTTGAGAAACTTGATGGACATGAAGGCAAACCTTGGCTCATTTGCATCTGCATTAAAGGATAAGGATGTGTGGGTTATGAATGTTGTTCCTGAAGATGGACCAAACACTTTGAAAGTCATTTTCGACAGAGGTCTCATCGGTGCAGTTCATAACTG GTGTGAGGCTTTCTCGACATACCCGAGAACATATGACCTTCTCCACGCATGGACTGTTTTCTCGGACATAATGAAGAAAGGATGCAGTGGGGAGGATCTTCTGCTTGAGATGGATCGGATTCTGAGGCCAACAGGCTTCATTATCATAAGGGATAAACAGCCGGTTATAACATTTGTGAAGAAGCATTTGGCAGGACTGCACTGGGAAGCTGTGGCCACAGCAGATTCGGGGTCTGAGTCGGATGGCGATGAACTCGTGCTGGTCATACAAAAGAAGCTATGGCTCACCACGGGCAGCTTCAAGGATTCGGAGTAA